One window of Silurus meridionalis isolate SWU-2019-XX chromosome 9, ASM1480568v1, whole genome shotgun sequence genomic DNA carries:
- the LOC124391704 gene encoding uncharacterized protein LOC124391704, with protein MALFGKVLEPVGFMQTMRVLVEGICSYLSGSATSDDLDLVKKNLDHIDHELSSTGPGLLSDEEVHCLEYDLAVVYNQLGASVRAQAEFTKREKEVFLSFVQEYRLERQLTALYSRMMGISVLTDQPTLLEKLVLNRKPRRWEIKAFCVKVNFVLGTGLLCLFVEASLTGRDQALLIKTWSDRMAALYRKMKSTGGLCSGYFKEQAEDDVKKQILEVRWSTHSPEQQAAEILKSLERNYDWLHWAVMVHPPVACWKEAALEGQEEPEEQNGCPNREHFISVFSEASNSNVVACHRDTPSSLDKSRIHQLIVDLEWKIPNPPPEIYAAIEEDPGKARLYLANRMLKKLQEGLGTSVAVYVVPGKMEMKCNFPQASYYQYEYKHRLASGTVCVFG; from the exons ATGGCACTTTTTGGGAAAGTTCTAGAACCTGTGGGGTTCATGCAGACCATGCGCGTTCTCGTCGAGGGAATCTGCTCGTATCTGAGTGGCAGTGCGACTTCCGACGATTTGGACCTGGTGAAGAAGAATTTGGACCACATCGATCACGAACTCAGCTCCACTGGACCAGGTCTGCTGAGCGATGAGGAGGTCCACTGTCTTGAATATGACTTGGCTGTGGTGTACAATCAGCTCGGAGCGTCAGTGAGAGCCCAAGCGGAGTTCACAAAGCGTGAAAAAGAAGTGTTTCTGAGCTTCGTTCAGGAGTACAGACTGGAGCGGCAGCTGACGGCGCTGTACAGTCGTATGATGGGCATCTCGGTGCTGACTGATCAGCCGACCCTGCTGGAGAAGCTTGTTCTTAATCGCAAACCCAGGCGCTGGGAGATTAAAGCATTTTGTGTCAAG GTGAACTTTGTGCTTGGGACAGGCCTGTTGTGCCTTTTTGTAGAGGCGTCTTTGACAGGAAGAGACCAGGCTCTCCTAATAAAGACCTGGTCAGACAGGATGGCAGCCTTGTACAGGAAAATGAAATCCACCGGTGGGCTCTGTTCAGGGTACTTCAAAGAGCAGGCTGAAGATGATGTCAAGAAGCAGATCCTGGAGGTTCGTTGGAGCACACACAGCCCAGAGCAGCAAGCTGCAGAAATCCTGAAAAGTTTAGAGCGTAATTATGACTGGCTGCACTGGGCTGTAATGGTGCACCCTCCCGTGGCGTGTTGGAAGGAAGCCGCTCTTGAGGGCCAGGAGGAACCCGAAGAGCAGAACGGCTGTCCAAACCGGGAGCACTTCATCTCTGTTTTCTCAGAGGCTTCCAATTCCAATGTCGTGGCCTGTCACAGAGACACGCCGTCTTCCCTGGATAAATCTCGCATCCATCAGCTGATAGTCGACCTGGAATGGAAGATCCCAAACCCCCCTCCTGAAATTTACGCAGCTATAGAAGAAGATCCAGGGAAAGCTAGATTATATCTGGCCAACCGGATGCTGAAGAAGCTGCAGGAAGGGCTTGGGACAAGCGTCGCTGTCTATGTGGTGCCTGGAAAAATGGAGATGAAGTGCAACTTTCCCCAGGCTTCATATTACCaatatgaatataaacacaGGCTGGCATCTGGAACTGTTTGTGTGTTCGGGTAG